A window from Salvia miltiorrhiza cultivar Shanhuang (shh) chromosome 2, IMPLAD_Smil_shh, whole genome shotgun sequence encodes these proteins:
- the LOC131013201 gene encoding wall-associated receptor kinase-like 1 — translation MSCLLHFIFFLLLLLLPLASSYGSGCPTQCGKVKIQYPFGVGSGCSMEASFNITCNTSTAPPKPYLNISDEKIEVVEIRVDNPAYIRIKYPYLLWGVCYHTPSGNMTWTDGSGGISLRDTQYTLSEYNWLIAIGCDDALTASTYKGQGKQTFRDGCIGICFDDHGSSGSCPKNGDGNSGGDGCCRSPIPKGASTLSAGLTDLSKSWKSVRVFPCSYAFLMEKGSPNGSGYSYNYSILKQKSTDFINNDEMVVRLDWRAGNHNCSHTPRNSSFACKANTDCVDFGSEVEGYLCKCSKGYVGNPYVACQDINECDENPCAPHSHCKNLPGSFNCTCSRGYNGDGIRNGTGCTLSPTSNVIKIALIGLGSALGLVVLVLLCLWLHKVFEKRKNKKRKEDLFKQLLLLQHQTSEGTFGNTKLFTAKELEKATDHFNEGRICGRGGQGVVYKGMLSDGTIVAIKKLKEVDENQVEQFINEVVILSQINHKNVVRLLGCCLATEGPQLVYEFLPNGILFEFIHDRKIEFPLTWKMRLKIAADVAGALAYLHFASSIPIYHRDIKSTNILLDEKYVVKVSDFGISKLVQVDQTHLTTLVKGTFGYLDPEYYQTSQYTEKSDVYSFGVVLLELLTGQRPISLERTEVGRNLAAHFLAYMEADNLDAILDTQVSEEAANEDVIAVARLARRCLNVKGKFRPTMKEVATELESLMISQIHSIVDEELEETTISEAKHMMVSDIEYTWTISDHTTSSDAQSLNV, via the exons atgaGTTGTCTTCTGcacttcatcttcttcctccttcttcttcttcttccactAGCATCAAGCTACGGATCCGGTTGCCCTACCCAATGTGGAAAGGTAAAGATTCAATATCCATTTGGAGTTGGGTCGGGTTGCTCTATGGAGGCATCGTTTAACATCACTTGCAACACTTCCACGGCTCCTCCCAAACCATACCTCAACATTAGTGATgagaagatagaagtggttgaAATAAGAGTTGATAACCCGGCCTATATCCGGATCAAGTACCCCTACCTGCTCTGGGGAGTTTGCTATCATACACCTTCAGGCAACATGACGTGGACCGATGGCTCGGGGGGGATTTCATTGAGGGATACCCAATATACGTTGTCGGAATACAACTGGCTTATCGCTATCGGCTGCGATGATGCTCTGACGGCGTCCACATATAAAGGCCAAGGCAAACAAACTTTCCGCGACGGCTGCATAGGCATATGTTTCGATGACCACGGTTCATCTGGCTCCTGCCCCAAAAACGGTGACGGGAACTCTGGTGGAGATGGCTGTTGCCGCTCACCCATTCCCAAAG GTGCCTCGACCCTTAGCGCGGGTTTAACCGACTTAAGTAAAAGCTGGAAAAGTGTAAGGGTTTTCCCTTGCAGTTATGCATTTCTGATGGAGAAAGGAAGCCCAAACGGCTCCGGGTATTCCTATAACTACTCCATTCTTAAGCAAAAGTCGACTGATTTCATAAATAATGATGAGATGGTGGTGCGTTTGGACTGGAGGGCCGGCAACCACAACTGCTCCCACACACCAAGGAATTCTAGTTTTGCATGTAAAGCTAACACTGATTGTGTGGATTTTGGATCTGAGGTTGAGGGATACCTCTGCAAATGCTCCAAAGGATATGTCGGCAATCCATACGTTGCCTGTCAAG ATATTAATGAATGTGATGAAAATCCATGTGCTCCACATTCTCATTGCAAGAATCTTCCTGGCTCTTTTAACTGTACGTGTTCAAGAGGGTATAACGGTGATGGAATAAGAAACGGCACGGGCTGCACACTCTCGCCAACGTCCAACGTCATCAAAATTGCATTAATAG GTCTGGGCTCTGCATTGGGACTTGTAGTACTTGTTTTACTATGTTTGTGGTTGCATAAGGTGTTtgagaagagaaaaaataaaaagcgCAAAGAAGATCTCTTCAAACAACTTCTTCTCTTGCAACATCAAACAAGTGAGGGAACATTTGGGAATACCAAACTTTTCACCGCAAAAGAGTTGGAGAAAGCCACCGATCACTTCAATGAAGGCCGCATTTGTGGACGAGGAGGCCAAGGCGTAGTGTACAAAGGTATGTTATCCGATGGCACAATTGTGGCAatcaagaaattgaaggaggTTGATGAAAATCAAGTGGAGCAGTTCATAAACGAGGTTGTGATATTATCACAAATCAATCATAAAAATGTGGTGAGATTATTAGGATGTTGTCTGGCCACTGAGGGTCCTCAGCTTGTATATGAGTTTTTACCAAATGGAATCCTCTTTGAGTTCATTCATGATCGAAAAATCGAATTTCCACTTACATGGAAAATGCGTTTGAAAATAGCTGCAGATGTAGCAGGGGCATTGGCTTACTTACACTTTGCGTCTTCTATACCCATCTATCATAGAGACATCAAGTCCACTAATATCCTCTTAGATGAAAAGTATGTAGTCAAAGTTTCAGATTTTGGAATTTCCAAACTTGTTCAAGTGGATCAGACCCATTTAACCACACTGGTTAAAGGGACATTTGGATATTTGGATCCAGAATATTACCAAACTAGTCAATATACAGAAAAAAGCGACGTCTATAGCTTTGGGGTAGTTCTTCTCGAACTTCTAACTGGACAACGACCAATTTCTTTGGAAAGAACGGAAGTGGGAAGAAATCTAGCTGCACATTTTCTAGCGTACATGGAAGCAGACAACCTTGATGCCATTTTAGATACTCAGGTTTCCGAGGAAGCTGCAAATGAGGATGTGATTGCAGTTGCAAGGCTTGCCAGGAGATGCTTGAACGTTAAGGGGAAATTTAGACCAACCATGAAGGAAGTGGCCACAGAATTGGAAAGTTTAATGATATCTCAAATACATTCAATTGTTGATGAGGAGCTTGAAGAAACAACTATCTCTGAAGCCAAGCACATGATGGTTTCAGACATTGAGTACACATGGACTATTAGTGATCATACTACATCATCGGATGCACAATCTCTTAATGTCTGA